Part of the Anaerolineales bacterium genome is shown below.
TCGCCCGGGCGATCACGAATTTCCTGATGATGCCGGTTACACCCTTGATAACCACGACGTACCGCGAAGTGGCACGGGAGATCGCAGATCGTGCCTGGTCGAACGTGCGTTATTTGCTGCGCAGCGGCACCATCCTCGCAGCCATCTATACCATTCCGGCGAGTATCGTTCTCGTTCTCTTCGGACGCTGGGTCGTCGGACTTTACGGGACGGATTTCCTGCCGACGTCCTACACGAGTTTGCTCATTCTGCTCGTGGGTGTGATTCCGGTCAACATCCTGTTCTGGAATCAGGTGGTGCTGCTCCCGCTCGGGATGCCCCACTATCCGACGAAGATACAATTCATCGCAGCAATACTCAAGATCCTGGGGACTTTATTGCTCGTACCGTTCTGGGGAGCAAACGGCATGGCCCTTCTCCTGAGCGGATATTTTATACTTACAACAGGCATTCTCGTCGGGAAGAGTTTGCGCGAACTCCAGATGGCGGAACTACAACCCGCTGAGCTTAGGGGAGCTTAGATCATCATGCGTATTGCTTGCATCGCAACTTCAAACGTACCTTCCAGGACTGCAAATTCTGTCCAGGCGATGAAGGTTTGCCAGGCCTTCACCCAAATGGATCACGAAGTTCGTTTGTGGCTGCCGGGTCGAACCCCGGATATGTCCTGGGAAGGGTTATCCCGGCATTATGGATTGCGGGAACAATTCGAAGTCACCTGGATGCATTCCTTACGGCGCGGCCGCAGGTACGATTTCTGCCTTCGAGCGGTCCAGGCGGCACGGCGCTGGAAAGCGCATGTCTTCTATCTCTGGCCGCTGCAGGCGGCGGCTTTGGCTTCGTCGCTCGGTTACCCATCCATACTCGAACTTCACGACCGCCCGCAGGGCAGGTTGGGGCCTTTTCTGTTCCAGCGTGCGCTGCGCGGATCCGGGCTGAAGCGCGTGCTGCCTATCACCGCGGCATTGGAAAATTATCTGGCGGAGAAGTACGACACGACCTTGGAGGGGCCTTTCTCGATCGTCTCTCCGATGGGAGTGGATTTGGAACGCTATCAGGATTTACCCCCCGCCGAAGAGGCTCGACGCGCTCTGAATCTGCGAGGATCGGTAACGGTAGGCTATACCGGACACCTTTACCCCGGCCGCGGTATCGAGTTATTATTTGAACTTGCCCGTCTCAACCCATACCTGGCCTTCGTGTGGGCGGGTGGAGAGCCGGCGGCAATCGAACGCTGGCGGAAAAAGCTTCGGGATGCCGAAATCGAAAACGTACAGCTGCTGGGCTTTGTCCCCAACGAGCGTTTGCCCCTCGTTCATGCTGCGTGCGATCTCTTTCTCATGCCCTACGCCCGGCGGATATCCGTGAGCAGCGGCGGTGACACTGCCCGCTTCGCCAGTCCGATGAAAGTCTTCGAATACTTCGCCGCCAGGCGGGCGATTATTTCGAGCGATCTGCCGGTTTTGCGAGAGGTGCTGAACGAGTCCAATTCACTTCTGGTTCCCCCGGAAGACGTGCAGGCCTGGCACAGCGCTTTGCAAAAGTTGGTCTCGGACTCGGCACTCCGGGACAAGCTCGCCGAACAAGCAGGTCTGGATGCGAGCAAATACTCCTGGCGTCGACGAGCCCAGAACGCGCTCGCTGGAATAGAGGTATAGCGTGCTTCATAAACTCGGGGTTCAACTGCGAAGATACGAATATCGATGGGCAGGCGGATTGCTGCTGTTCGGTATGTTGGAACGTTTGGTTTGCTTTCTCGTCTACCAACCGATAGTCTATTCCGACACGAACGCATACCTGCGCCTGGCGAATCCGCTGACCGCTTTGACGCTTAAAGGATACGACGGAACTCGCGTACCGGGATATCCGGCTTTGTTGGCAATCGCAGGATTGAATGAATATAATGCCTGGATCATACAACTCGCTTTGGGGCTGGCGATCTCGTTGTTGTTGTTCTGGATCACCTACAAAACGACCGATTCCGCCGCGCTGGGCGCACTCGTGGGCGGGCTGTATGATCTGATCCCCGGCCAATTCTTGTTCGAATCGAATCTGCTGAGCGAGACGTTGACGACATTCTTTGTGGTCCTTTGTTTTGCCTCCTTTGTGGCTTTCGGAGGCGCGAAGTCATCTCAAAGGCGACTCCTGGCTGTCTTCCTGCTTGGTATAACGGCGACGCTCCCCGGGATGGTGCGGCCGTATTTCTTTCCGGTTTCGCTCTTTTTCCTTCCTTTCATATGGGTCATGGGTAAAGGCGGTTGGCGCCGGCGAATCTTACGCCTGGCGATCTACTCGCTTCCTCCGCTGTTGATCCAGGGCGGCTGGCTGCTGTGGATTAGAGATACGTACCACATGCTTTCGCCGACCGTCATGTCCGGCTACAGCCTGGTGCAGCACACCGGCGGGTACTTCGAGCTGCTTCCGGATGATGTGGCGGAGATTCGCGATACTTATATTAAATTTCGGGATGCTCAGATCGCCGAACGGGGCGTGCAGACCAACGCGATCTGGGAGGCAATTCCTGCGATGAGCGAGGCGTCCGGATTGGGATTTTACGATCTGAGTCGTGAGCTTCAAAAGCTTTCCCTCGAATTAATCCGCGCCCATCCCGATCTGTATTTTGCCAACGTCGTCGAAGGCTGGGTAGATTTCTGGAAAGCTCCGGTGTATTGGCGTGCGGAGACACTTCATCTTCCGATCTTGGTATCCACAATGCAGATCCTGATCTGGATCGGGCGCGCCGTCTCTATCCTCGCCAACCTCGTTTTCCTGCTCACGTCGGCCCTTGCACTGTTGAGCAAGCGCTTGCGAAGACGGATCGGATTCGATGTCTATTCTGCCGCAGCTTCGAGTCTCGTCATTATGATCTCGATCGTACAAACGCTCGTCGATCACGGCGATAATCCGCGCTTTCTCGTCCCGCTGCAGATGATCGTCTTTTACGTCGTGATTCGCTCCGTCTGGTACGCGCTGAAAACTCGGGGGGTCACGGAGGCTACGTGAAAAAAACCATACGCAGAATTTCGCCATGGCTGGGAATCGTCCTGCTGCTGAGTCTGCTTTTGCTTCTTCTCGATCTGCGCAGCAATACGCTGTCCGGGTGGCTTGCCTATCTCGTTATGTGCAGCGTTTTAGCGCTCGTGGTTGCCGTGGTTGGCCGGATCGCGTTTCGCCAGGGCGTTCCCGGAAACGTCATGCGTGCGTTCCTGATTGCGCTTGGGCTGCGCCTTGTAATCGGTGTAACCCTGTTTCACACTCT
Proteins encoded:
- a CDS encoding glycosyltransferase gives rise to the protein MRIACIATSNVPSRTANSVQAMKVCQAFTQMDHEVRLWLPGRTPDMSWEGLSRHYGLREQFEVTWMHSLRRGRRYDFCLRAVQAARRWKAHVFYLWPLQAAALASSLGYPSILELHDRPQGRLGPFLFQRALRGSGLKRVLPITAALENYLAEKYDTTLEGPFSIVSPMGVDLERYQDLPPAEEARRALNLRGSVTVGYTGHLYPGRGIELLFELARLNPYLAFVWAGGEPAAIERWRKKLRDAEIENVQLLGFVPNERLPLVHAACDLFLMPYARRISVSSGGDTARFASPMKVFEYFAARRAIISSDLPVLREVLNESNSLLVPPEDVQAWHSALQKLVSDSALRDKLAEQAGLDASKYSWRRRAQNALAGIEV